Sequence from the Arthrobacter pigmenti genome:
AGAAATCGTGGTGGAACAGTCCGATCTCGTCCGACAGGCGGCCCGCCAAGCTGCCGAGGGCTACGATTTCGCCGACGCGCTGATATCCCTCGGTGCGAAAGAGCGGGGTTGCGAGTACACCGCCACCTTCGACGCCCGCGCCGTGCAGGGAAGAGGCTGATCAGCTGAACCTACTCGCCTCCGCCGCCATCCGGTGCGTCCGCGTCGATGGAGCCCGCGTCCTCGGACAGGCACCAATGGCGGTGTCATCCTCTTCGTAAAACATGTAGAGTGGTCATCCATACAGGTCAGACCACCTGATAAGCCTACCTCAGTATGTGATGTCAGTGTATCGACCTTCGGAGATTCTGACGACGATGTCTGGAGGATGCATGAAGAAGTTTATGAACCAGCCCGCCACAGTGGTGGACGACTATTTGCGCGGACTTGCTGGAGCGCACCGTTCCATCGTTGAGTGGGATTCCGAAAACCGGGTGCTTCAGCGTCGGGACGGCCCCTCAAAAGCGAAGGTGGGCCTCGTGGGAGGCGGAGGGTCGGGCTGTGAACCAACCCATACCGGTTTTGTAGGCTACGGAATGCTCGACGCCGCTGCCCCCGGTCAAATATTCACCTCACCCGGTCCAAACCAGATTGTCGCCGCGACGCGAAGGGCAAATCAGGGCAAAGGGGTGCTGCACGTCATCAAGAACTTCACGGGTGAGGTGATGAACTTCGGAATGGCCGAAGAGATCCTTTACTTCGAAGACATTGATGTGGCGCAGGTGATCGTCAATGATGACGTCTCCATTCCTGACGATGGCGAAACCGCCGGTAGGAGAGGGCTCGGCGCCACCGTATTCGTCGAGAAGATCGCCGGTGCAGCCGCCGAACAGGGGTACGACCTGGCTTCCGTTAAGGCGCTGGCGGAGCGCGTTATCGCCCGATCCGGAACGTTCAGTGTTGGGTTGTCGTCCTGCACCTCTCCGGCAAGGGGGAAGCCGGTCTACGAACTGGGGGATGCTGAGATGGACCTCGGGATTGGAATCAGCGGCGAACCCGGACGCGAGCGGGTACCTCTCGGGACGGCCCAAGAGACAGCCGACATCATGGCCAACGAGGTCCTTTCGGATCTCGCACCGCCGCAGGGTGCGGAGCTGCTCATGTTGGTGAATGGCATGGGTGGAACGCCACACCAGGAGCTGTATCTGCTTGCCGGGGAGCTCGCGGAGGCCGCGATTTCCCGCGGTTTCTCCGTTGAGCGCCAATTGGTGGGCAGCTTTGTCACTTCTCTTGACCAGGCTGGGGCAGCGGTGACCTTCCTTCAGCTTGATGACGAACTGAAGCGTCTTTGGGATGCACCTGTAGAAACTGTTGCGCTGCGATGGGGGAGATGATGGACATGACTGTGGAATACGGAGAAATCACGCGGGCAGACCTCGACCGCTGGATTCGGGAATTCGCCCGTCGAATCATCAGCGAGCACGAGTCCCTGAGCGACCTCGACGCGGCAAGCGGCGATGCCGACCACGGGTCCAACATGGAGCGTGGCATGACCTCGCTCCTGGAAGCGCTGGGCAACTGGGACCCCGGCCAGTTGCCTGGAACCTTCCTCAAAGAAGTGGGTCTGCATGTTGTCGAATCGGTGGGCGGTTCCAGTGGTGCACTCTATGGAACAATCTTCCTTCGGCTCGCGCGCGTTGTAGGGGATGCGCCCGCGGTTAATCAGCGTCTAATGGTCGAAGCCTTCGAGGCTGCTGCCCAAGGCATTGTGGATAGGGGGAAGGTCAAACGGGGGGACAAGACCATGTTCGATGCCCTGTCGCCTGCAGTTGAAGCATTGCGTAGTGAGCTGACTGGAGATCGTCAGTCGTGGAATGCGGCATTCCGTGCGGCAGCGACTGCAGCTGAGGGGGGCCGCGATGCGACTGCGGATATGGTGGCACGTCGCGGAAAATCCAGCTATGCCCGCCTGAAGTCACGAGGCGTGATTGATCCTGGTGCGGCGTCCGCCGCGATGCTGGTATGTGCTGCTGCGGCCACCCTGGGTGCTGACCGCGACCGATCCTCGCGGAGTGAGCAAGTCCTGAGGATGTCTTAGGTGAGCTCCGACATGGGTGCGTAGGAGTGGGTTCGGCCGTGAGGATGCCCTGTGGATGCCTTGACAGCACACTGAAAATGCGGAAGAGTTCAGACCACCTGATAACCCGGTGATTGTCCCACGACGTGCGGACGCAGAGGCCGGACGCACTCAGCACATTCTTGACACAACAAAAGCTAGAGAAAGGTACGGACCAATGAGCTTGAACGGATCACGCATTGCACTGTTGATTGAAGATGAATACCAAATCCTTGAAGGGTGGTATCCGTTGCTCCGCCTCCAGGAGGCCGGCGCGGAGGTCAAAGTAATTGGCAGTGGGACAAAGAATAGTTACACCAGCAAAGAGGGCTACCCCATGGAGGTTGATGCGGCAGCAGCCGATGTCAGCGCCAGCGACTTTGACGCAGTGGTGGTTCCCGGAGGGTTTGCGCCGGACAACATGCGTCTCCACCCGGAGATGATCAGCCTGGTTCGCGATATCAACCAGTCCGGCAAGCTGGTCAGCGCTATCTGCCACGGTGGATGGGTACTCGTCTCCGCCGGAGTTCTGAACGGCAAGAGGGCCACCGGTTACCTGCCCATTAAGGATGACGTCCAGAATGCCGGCGGCACCTGGGTTGATGAATCAGTGGTCGAGGACGGCAACGTAATCACTTCTCGAACTCCGGTGGATCTTCCCAACTTCACCCGGGCCATCATCGCGTACCTCTCCAAGAGCAACGCAGAATCCTCCGGCGGCCAGACCCGCAGCAACGCAACGGATCTCAGCGGGGATCCGGCTGGTGCGGAGTACGAGGTTGGCGCCAAGGTATCTTCCTAACCGCCCATAGCGGTTGAACCTTTGACCAGTGCCGGATCGGACGGAGAGCGGTCCGGCACTGGTCCAAGATAGGCAATCCCATCGAATGATGACGGAATCTATCAAAACCACAGCGTCGGCGTTATCGGCACGCCGGCGTCGCATTCCAAAAAGGAGAATTCAGTGGCTACAAAGAAGAAGCCTGATGCAGTCGACGCGGTGATCGTGGGACTGGGTGCTAATGGAGGCACGGCGGCGAAGGTCTTGAGCGAGGCCGGCCTGAAGGTCGTGGGATTCGACCGGGGACCATGGCTCCGCGCTCATGAGCACTTTTCGGGTGACGAGCTGAAGTTCGTCAACCGCAATTACATGTGGCCGGATCCGGCCCTGTTTCCCCGTACCCTCCGATATTCGGAGGATGAGGAAGCCCAGCGCTTTGCCTTTTCTCCCCTCCCCCAAATGGTAGGTGGAGGAACCAACCACTGGGCAGGCTGGGTACCCAGGCCTCGCGAGTCGGACTTCATGCTGCGTTCCCTCCATGGCGACGTCGATGGCATGTCCCTTGCCGACTGGCCGTTCCGCTACGAGCACCTCGAGCCGTACCTAACCAAGGTGGAGTGGGCCTTCGGAGTTTCGGGCATCGCGGGCGCCGACAAGTATGAACCGTACCGTTCCAAAGGATACCCAAGTCCGCCGCTGCGGCCAACCCGCTATGGCAAGCGGTTTTACGACGCCTGCAACAAGATGGGCATCAATGCGTTCCCGATCCCGCACGCCATGGTCACCAACAACCACAACGGCCGTGATCCATTCAACAAGACCAGTTTCTGGAACCAGTATGGCGATCCCTCTGGGGCCCGTTCCAACATCCTGACCACGTTCATCCCGGAAGCTGTCGCAACCGGCAACTTTGAAGTCCGCGCCGAGAGCTTCGTCAGCCGGGTCAAGATGGGCAAAAACGGGAAGGCTTCCGGTGTGGTGTACACCGATCCCGAAGGCAATGAGGTGGAACAGGACGCCAAGGTTGTCATTCTCGCTCTCGGCGCCATCGAATCGGCACGGTTGCTATTGCTCTCGCGCACTCCGGACCACCCGGACGGCCTTGCCAACTCATCAGGCCTGGTGGGCAAGAACGCCACCTTCCATGAGTACTTGTTCGCGGTGGGACTTTTCGATAATGAGATCGACGAGCCACTCAACGGCTTCGCCGGAAACTACATCTCCGGCGGCTCCCTCGAGTTCTACGAAACGGACGAGAATCGCGGCCACCTCGGAGGGTGCATTATCTCGGCATCCCAGACATGTCATCCGATCAACTGGGTGTTCCCGGGAAGGCCAACTTGGGGCGAAGCCCTGAAGGATGCGGACCGGAACTACTACAACTACGCGATGAAAATCGGCTTGATTCTGCATGATATGCCGGTTGAATCCAACCGCGTGGACCTTGACCCAACCGTCAAGGACGCGTGGGGACTGCCCGTTGCCCGGATCACCCACAAGCCGCATGCCAACGACATTGCGATGGGCAAGTGGCAGGTGGACAAAAACGCGGAGATCCTCGAGGCCGCCGGGGCACGCAAGACCGTCCCGGTTTACCTGGACAAAATGACCGGCAACACCTGCCACCAACACGGAACCGCCCGTATGGGCTTCGATGCTGCCAAGAGTGTGCTGAATGAGTGGGGACAGGCGCACGACGTCGAAAACCTCTTCGTGGTGGACGGCTCCGGCTTCCCGACCTCAACCGGTGTAAACCCGACGCTGACGATGATGGCCAACGCGTGGCGCTGCTCGGATTACATTGCGAATACGTACTCCAAGGGCCGCGTTGAGCGCCTCAAACCGCTGGTCGCATCCTAAGGAAAGGGAAAGGGACATGACTCTTAAATCAGATTGGGAGATTGCTGGCGAACCGGTGGATCCAGACTCGACCGAACGATTGTTCTTCACTCAACACGAGTGGGACACGGTTGAAGCGGCCACCGCAAGGATAATGCCCACCGATCACGATCCGGGCGCTAGGGAGGCTCGCGTGGTGGTGTTCATTGACCGCTACGTGTCAGGGATCGATTACGTGTTTGCCGCGGCGGACGGATCGGGCTTCCTCAAAATGTCGGGCAGGGCGGCTGATGCGTGGCGTGGACGGCAGTTCAGGATGCAGGCACTGTACCGCAGGGGAGTCACGGAGCTTGACGCTCTCGCGCGGGAAGTTGGTGGGAAGTCCTTCGTGGATCTCACTGACGATCAGCAGGATGAGGTGTTTATCCGGATGTCCGGGGCACCGAAGCCCGCCAAGGTCACCCACGGCACCAAGGAACCCGTTACCACCTTCCTGCAGGGCAGCTTCGACGAGGACCTGCCCTTCTTTGAGACGCTTTGCCTCCATACCAGGCAGGGCTTCTACAGCGATCCCGTCTATGGGGGAAACAAGGACCAGATGGGATGGAAGGTCATTGGCTTCCCTGGCCCGAAGTCCCTCAAAGACACCATGGATGGCACGTACGACACCACAGAGTACTTTCACCAGGACGATTACGACTGGTATGACCTCATTCCGCATCTGAGGGTCTCAATGCCCCGTGCGGAGTAACTGAAACACCCAGGGTTGGGCCGGTTCTTCACTTGAAGAACCGGCCCAACCCGCTAAAGCAACTATTTCGTGAAAGGACAGTGAGCGTGAAAATCACAGAGGTGAAGGCTTTCCCGGTGGGGGTGCCGCTTGATGAGCCACTCCGCTGGGGGGCCATGGAAGTCGGAGTCAAAGGCGGCATCCTCGTACAGGTCAAGACAGATGAAGGAACCGACGGAATCGGCGAGGCGGGATTTTCCGCGGAGTACTTCCCGACGGTGGGCCCCATCATAAATCAGCAGCTTGGGCCAATGCTGGTGGGACGCGATCCCATGGATATTGGCGCAATTTGGCAGGACATGCTGGAGGCTACACACATGTGGGGCCGTCGCGGAATCGAAACCTATGCTCTGAGTGGTATCGACATAGCCCTCTGGGACCTCCTCGGTAAGGTGAGCAACCAGCCCGTCTACCGCCTGCTTGGTGCCTCCAAATCAAGGGTAAAGGCATATTACGCGCCGTCTCTCAAGCCAACTGATGAGATCGTCGATGAGGCCATCGCCGCCGTCGAACTGGGATTCTGCGCCATGAAGCTGCGCAACGGTCCGAGCATCCGCAACGGTGTCGACATGGTCGCCAGGGTCCGAGAGGCGGTTGGTCCGGATATCGACATAATGGTGGATGCAAACATGGCATTCGACCGCCGTGAGGCCCTCACACTTGCCAAGGAACTCGAGCAACTGGACGTGCTTTGGCTGGAGGAACCCATCTTGGCGCGCAGCCTGACCCAGTATGTGGACGACCATTCATGGTTGGCGGACCGCGTTTCACTCAAACTCGCTGGCGGTGAATCACTGCTCACGCGCTTTGAGTATCTGGACCTGTTGAGTAAGCGGGTTTTCGATGTGCTCCAGCCGGATTGCACGAGCGTAGGCGGAATCTCAGAGTGCAAGCGGGTTGCCGACATGGCCAGCTCCTGGAATCTGTGGTGCGTGCCCCATATCGCCTGCAGTTCCGGCACCGGCGTAGCGCTCGCTGCTGGCCTGCACATGATTCTCAGTTGTGAGAATGCCCCGATGATCGAGTTCGATGCGTACGGCGGGCCCGGGTGGGACGGACTTTTGAACCAACCGCTCACCGCAACCGGAGGTTATGTGGAAGCGCGCGAGGTTCCGGGGCTGGGCATTGAGTTCCAGGACGGCGCCCTCGACAAGTACACGTTGACCGGAGCGCGGTTCGAATAAGCTGGCCTCAACCCCATAAAGGAAGTCCTCTGGCCAGACGGCCAGGGGACTTTCCTTATGTAGGCCAGCAAGGACATTTGCTTGGAGAACGACTTCGACGTACAGCCGGCCCGGTGTGCTCGCAACTTCTTCAGCGGTGGCGAGCGAGAGGCACGGAAAGAGGGAGGGACAGGATTGCTCCCATCCCTCCCTCAGAGGAATGCCGCTCTTAGTAGGTCCTGGGTGGGGACATAACTCCGTTGATGTACGCCTCATACGCGTCCACGTTGTCCTTGGTCACCAGATGGGTGGTGATGTTGGAAATCTTGGGTACGTTGTTGCCGAGCACTATGGACTGGAAGGCCACGTCGATCATACGCCGTCCGTTATCTACGGAATTGACGTCAACCGATGCGGTCAGTTTCCCATTCCGGATTGAGTCCATGCCGGAGAGCAGGCCGTCGGCACCTACAATCACGATGCCCTCGGTGCCGTCCCATTGCTTCAATCCTGCGGCGTCAACAGCCTGCGAGGCGCCAAGGGCCATGTCCTCATTTTCCCCGTAGATCGCGTCGATGTCGGGGAAGCGGGTGAGCAGGTCCTGCGCGGCCGAGAGGCCTTGGGCACGCAAGTAGCCGCCGTCGGCGGTTCCCACCACTTCAATGCCAGGGTTTTCCGCAAGTGCCTTGTCAATGCCGATCAGCCGAGAGCGGCGCCAGTCGGAGCCGGCCGGCCCGAGGATCTGGATAACGCGTCCGGTTCCACCGAGTGTGTCGGCGATGAATTTGAAGGCAGGGTAGCCCGACTGCCAACGGTTGTCGTACCCGATGTTTGAAACGGCTTGGAGTTCCTCCTCGGGGTAGAGCTCCACGGGCTGATTGAACTGGAAAATAGAGGTGCCGGCCGCCTGCGCGTCCTGATACACGCCTTGCATTGTGGCAAAATTGGCGCCCGTGCAAATGAAGACAACGTCAAGGCCGCGGGTGGCCCAACTTTGGACAGTGCTGATCTGCTGCTCCACTGCATTGAAGTTGCCGGTGGGTGAGGACTTTTCCCACCTCCACTTCACGCCGTACAGGTCCTCCAGCTCCGACATGCGGATAAAGGCGGAGTTTTCCATTTGCGTGTAGTACTCCGACAGCACCGGCGGTGTAAAGCCGACCTGCAGCTCCCGCCCGTTGACAAGGGCGCGGATGGCTTCGGTGTATTCAGGTGTTCCCTCCTGTCCACCTCCGGACACCGCGCCGTTTCCGCCATTCGCGGATTGACCTGGAGGGGTGGTGCACGCGCTGAGCAGGCCGATTGAACCGAGCAGCGCGCCGGCGCCCAGCATCTGCCTGCGGGTGGAGCCGGATTGGGTGTTCTCTTCCTGGGGGTTGCTTCCCATGTGACTTTCTCCTTTGAAATTCGAGGTGCGGATTGACGGTGTTAGGTGGTGCTTTGAACCGATGAAACGGGTTGTTCGCGCGGCGCACGTTCGAGCGCCGCATTATTCTGTCTTTGTTTGAAGATGCTGGTAAGGCGGTCAAGCAGCACAGCTAGCAAAAGGATGATTCCGGTGACAAACTGCTGCCATACAGAGCTGACGCCGATGATGTTCATGGCGTTGCTGGTAAGGGTGATTGTGAGCGCGCCTAGGACGGCGCCGATCATGCGCCCTCGTCCGCCGGTGAGGGCGGCCCCGCCGATAATGGCGGCGGTGATGGCGAGGATTTCGTAACCGTTGCCCATTGTGGGTGCAACGTTGGTGGCTCGCCCAGCAAGGATGACGCCGGCAATGCCCGCGAAACCGCCGCTGACCAGATAGGCGTAGGTTTTGACGCGGTTGACGGGTATGCCGGAGAGGCGGGCGGCTTCGGGGCTTCCACCCGTGGCGTAGAGGTGGCGTCCCAGCACAGATTTGCGGAGCACCAGGGAGATGACAATGCAGAACACCGCAGCCACCACAATGGGTACTCCCACAAAGTCCCACAGTTTCTCCTGGCCGCCCACCAACGCGTACTCCGGTGTCATGTACCGGGTGAAGGGTGTGCCTTCGGTCCAGAGGAATAGGACACCGCGGGCTACGCCCATCATGGCCAGGGTGGCCACGAAATCGGGCAGGCCCAGCTTGGTGATCATGAGGGCGTTCAGGAGCCCGCAGAAGACTCCGCAGCCTATCCCGGCCAGCAGCGACAGTGGGAAGATCAGCCCCTGAGTAATCAGGAACGCGCAGACGCCGGCAGAAAGGCCCATGACCGATCCCACGGAGAGGTCGATACCCCTGACTATCAGCACGATGGTCATACCGAGCGTCAACAGGAGCACGAACACCATCTGGTTGGCGATGTTGTCGAAGTTTCCGGGGCTAATGAACGACGGTGCAGTCACCGCCATCGCGACAATAAAGATGACCAGGAGAGCGGCCACGCCGGATCCGGGCTTCACAAAGAATCCCTCGAGGCGCCGGGGGATGGACGAAACTGTTGAAGTGGACATGTCATACCTCGCTGCGGGTGGGAACGGGGGAGCCTGACGGCGTGCTCGCGGGTCGAGTGAAGCGCGACTGCAGAAGCCGTTGGGCGCCTCGGTCGAACGCTACGGCCGCAACAATCGCGGCTCCTGTGACAATGGAGAACCAGAGCGGATCAACGCCAATGAGCTGAAGTCCCCTGCTGAGGACGGAAAGGAAGAAGGCTCCGACGGCGGCGCGCCAGATGCTGCCACGACCGCCGCTCAGCGCCACTCCGCCAACCACGCAGGCGGCGATTGCCTGTAGTTCGTACCCCGATCCAAGCCCCGGCTGCACGGAATTGAGGTGCGAGGCCAGCAGTACTCCAGCGAGTCCGCCAACTACTCCCGAGATGACGAATACATAGAACTTGATGCTTCGAACGCCCACGCCGGCGAGGTATGCGGCGTTTGAGTTCACGCCCGCCGCGTAGATGGATCGGCCAAACGGAGTCTTGACGAGCACAAGCTCCAAGAGGAGCAGCGCAGCGGCGGTGATTACCACGCCCATGGGTATGCCGAAAATCGAGGCATCCGTCAGCAGCGGGAACGCAGGGTCGCTGGTGCCGGTTAACTGTGTGCTCGCGGTGAACACCTGCAGCAGCCCTGCGCCAAGACTCAGTGTGGCGAGGGTGACAATGAAGTCACTTAGACCCACGCGGGCAATGAAATACCCATTGACGACGCCGAAAGCCAGTCCGGTGCCTATGCCCGCCAGGGCGGCGATAACTACGGGCGCGCCGTTCATGGACGTAAAGAGCGCAACGGCGGCGCTGAGGCCGATGTTCGAGCCCACGGATAGGTCAAAACCTCCGCTGATGATCACGTAGGTCATTCCCGCAGCCAGCATGACAATGAAGAGTGATTCCACCAGCGTGTTGTGAATGTTGTCGGGGGTCAGAAAGAACGGTGACACCACGGTGAAGTAGACACACATGATCAGGAAGGCGATCAGCACTGCCACCCCGTCGATTGAAAGCGCAGCGATTAGGCGCTTGAGATTGTTCATGCTGCCGCTCCTCCTCGGGTGGCGAGTGAGATAATGTGCTCTCCAAGTTCACTGGTTTCAGACGCCGCCTCGTCGCGGCCCGTTCCCTCCAAATGACCCACAATGGACCCCTCTCGCATGACTGCGACGCGGTCCGAGACCCGGATCAATTCAGGTAGGTCGGAGCTGATGACAATGGCCGCACCGCCCTGATCTACAAACTCATAGATGAGCCGGTACACCTCGGCTTTGGCGCCGACATCAATCCCCTGAGTGGGCTCATCGAAGATGATGAGGTCCGGCTGGGTGAAGAGACACCGGGCAATGACCACCTTCTGCTGGTTGCCGCCGCTCAAATTGCGGATCTTCTCGTGGACGGAACTGGTCTTGATACCCAGGTCTGCGACATACTCCTTTGCTGTGGTCGTTTCGCGGCGTCCGTTCAGGAGCAGCCCGGCGGACGCTGTCCGGTGGAGGTCGGAAATGGTGATGTTCCGCTTGATTGAGAAGTCGTCCAGGATGGCGTGGGTTTTGCGCTCTTCGGGCACGTAGGCGATCCCGTGTGCCCGCGCATCCTTGGGTGAGCGGATGGAGACCGCATTCGATTTGATGAGGATCTTTCCCGAGTCGAGGCGATCTGCGCCAAGAATCACCCGGGCGGTTTCGGTGCGGCCAGCTCCGGCAATGCCGGCCAGCCCCAGGATCTCACCGCGGTTGACGTGAAGGCTGATGTCGTGGAGCAACGGTTGGCGGGAGACCGATACGAGTCGAATGACCTCCTCCTCAGCGCCCCTGAACCTGCGCCCACGCTGGGATCTGCCGGCGTCGTCGTCGTTGGATGCTGAAAGAACGTTGCGGCCCACCATCATGCGCACCAACGAATCCGCTGATTCCGTTGCAGGATCCGCATTGGCGACCAGCTTTCCGTCGCGGAACACGGTGACAGTGTCCGCGAGACCGAACAGCTCGTCCAGCCGATGCGTGACCCACAGCAGTGAGATGCCGCGCTGGCGGAGTTGGCGCATATAGGAGAACAGTGTGCCGCGCTCGTGGTCGGCTAAGCCGGAGGTGGGCTCATCGAGAATCAGCACCTGGGTGTTGAAGGTGAGCGCCTTAAGGATCTGGACCACGTGCTGCTTCAACGCGCCCAAGGCCTCGACGGGAACGCCCAAATCCCGATCCGACAACCCGAACTCGTGAGCCAGGTCCAGAACCCGCTTACGCATACCCTTCTCGTTCAGCACGCCCGCGAACCTGCTCTTTCCAGAGATCATTTCGCGACCCAGGAAGATGTTCTCGATGCCGTTGAGATTGGGGGCCAGCGACTGTTCCTGGTGGACGGTTGCAATCCCCAACTCCTGTGACCTGCGCGGCGAGGTGATCCTCGCGGCAGTTCCCCCGACCGTGATGGTGCCCTCGGTGGGGGCGACCGTACCGGAGAGGATGTTGATCAGGGTGGATTTTCCGGCACCGTTTTCGCCAAGTAGGGCATGAATTTCACCTGGCCGGAGGTCTATGTCGATGCCGGAAAGGGCGACAACCCCTGGATAAATCTTCGTTACGCCGCGCACCGAAATTACGGGCTCCTTCGCCTGCGATAGTTCGGTTGTTTCCGCGTATCCGTTGTGCATTACCGCCACCTCATTGTGTACGTCACGTGGTCATTGGCATCTCACCCGATAAGCAGGTGGTCTGATGAGTTATAGCCCAA
This genomic interval carries:
- a CDS encoding sugar ABC transporter ATP-binding protein, which gives rise to MHNGYAETTELSQAKEPVISVRGVTKIYPGVVALSGIDIDLRPGEIHALLGENGAGKSTLINILSGTVAPTEGTITVGGTAARITSPRRSQELGIATVHQEQSLAPNLNGIENIFLGREMISGKSRFAGVLNEKGMRKRVLDLAHEFGLSDRDLGVPVEALGALKQHVVQILKALTFNTQVLILDEPTSGLADHERGTLFSYMRQLRQRGISLLWVTHRLDELFGLADTVTVFRDGKLVANADPATESADSLVRMMVGRNVLSASNDDDAGRSQRGRRFRGAEEEVIRLVSVSRQPLLHDISLHVNRGEILGLAGIAGAGRTETARVILGADRLDSGKILIKSNAVSIRSPKDARAHGIAYVPEERKTHAILDDFSIKRNITISDLHRTASAGLLLNGRRETTTAKEYVADLGIKTSSVHEKIRNLSGGNQQKVVIARCLFTQPDLIIFDEPTQGIDVGAKAEVYRLIYEFVDQGGAAIVISSDLPELIRVSDRVAVMREGSIVGHLEGTGRDEAASETSELGEHIISLATRGGAAA